A region of Streptomyces sp. TG1A-60 DNA encodes the following proteins:
- a CDS encoding F0F1 ATP synthase subunit gamma has protein sequence MGAQLRVYKRRIRSVTATKKITKAMEMIAASRVVKAQRKVAASTPYATELIRAVTAVGTGSDTKHPLTTQAETVTRSAVLLLTSDRGLAGAFNSNAIKAAEQLTARLEAEGQQVDTYIVGRRGVAHYNFRERTIADQWTGFTDEPTYADAKKVAAPLIEAIETDTADGGVDELHIVYTEFVSMMTQQALDARLLPLSLEQVAEEAPKDEILPLYDFEPSAEDVLDALLPRYVESRIYNALLQSAASKHAATRRAMKSATDNAGELINTLSRLANAARQAEITQEISEIVGGSAALSDATAGSDK, from the coding sequence ATGGGAGCTCAGCTCCGGGTCTACAAGCGTCGCATCCGATCCGTCACCGCGACCAAGAAGATCACCAAGGCGATGGAGATGATCGCCGCCTCGCGCGTCGTCAAGGCGCAGCGCAAGGTGGCGGCCTCCACGCCGTACGCGACCGAGCTCATCCGCGCGGTCACGGCGGTCGGCACTGGTTCGGACACCAAGCACCCGCTGACCACGCAGGCCGAGACGGTCACGCGTTCCGCGGTGCTGCTGCTGACCAGTGACCGAGGTCTGGCCGGTGCCTTCAACTCCAACGCCATCAAGGCCGCGGAGCAGCTGACGGCGCGGCTCGAGGCCGAGGGCCAGCAGGTCGACACGTACATCGTCGGCCGCCGCGGTGTCGCCCACTACAACTTCCGTGAGCGCACGATCGCGGACCAGTGGACGGGCTTCACCGACGAGCCCACGTACGCGGACGCCAAGAAGGTCGCGGCCCCGCTGATCGAGGCCATCGAGACGGACACGGCGGACGGCGGGGTGGACGAACTCCACATCGTCTACACCGAGTTCGTCTCGATGATGACGCAGCAGGCGCTCGACGCGCGGCTGCTGCCGCTCAGCCTCGAACAGGTCGCGGAAGAGGCGCCCAAGGACGAGATCCTTCCGCTGTACGACTTCGAGCCGTCGGCGGAGGACGTCCTCGACGCCCTGCTGCCGCGCTATGTCGAGAGCCGTATCTACAACGCGCTGCTGCAGTCGGCTGCCTCCAAGCACGCCGCCACCCGCCGCGCGATGAAGTCGGCGACCGACAACGCGGGCGAGCTGATCAACACGCTCTCCCGCCTTGCCAACGCGGCCCGCCAGGCCGAAATCACCCAGGAAATCAGCGAGATCGTCGGTGGCTCCGCAGCCCTTTCCGACGCGACCGCGGGGAGTGACAAGTAA
- the atpA gene encoding F0F1 ATP synthase subunit alpha: MAELTIRPEEIRDALENFVQSYKPDAASREEVGTVTLAGDGIAKVEGLPSAMANELLKFEDGTLGLALNLEEREIGCVILGEFSGVEEGQPVTRTGEVLSVAVGEGYLGRVVDPLGNPIDGLGEIETTGRRALELQAPTVMQRKSVHEPMETGYKAVDAMTPIGRGQRQLIIGDRQTGKTALAVDTIINQRDNWRSGDVNKQVRCIYVAIGQKGSTIASVRGALEENGALEYTTIVAAPASDPAGFKYLAPYTGSAIGQQWMYEGKHVLIIFDDLSKQADAYRAVSLLLRRPPGREAYPGDVFYLHSRLLERCAKLSDEEGKGSMTGLPIVETKANDVSAFIPTNVISITDGQCFLESDLFNAGQRPALNVGISVSRVGGSAQHKAMKQVSGRLRVDLAQFRELEAFAAFGSDLDAASKSQLERGQRMVELLKQAQYEPMSTEDQVVSVWAGTTGKMDEVPVADIRRFERELLEYLHRKEQGLMTSIREGGKLSDDTLTAMADAIADFKKQFETADGKLLGEDAPAVNVSK; encoded by the coding sequence ATGGCGGAGCTCACGATCCGGCCGGAGGAGATCCGGGACGCGCTGGAGAACTTCGTCCAGTCGTACAAGCCGGACGCGGCCTCGCGCGAGGAGGTCGGTACGGTCACCCTTGCCGGCGACGGCATCGCGAAGGTCGAGGGTCTGCCCTCGGCCATGGCCAACGAACTGCTGAAGTTCGAGGACGGCACCCTCGGCCTCGCGCTCAACCTGGAGGAGCGCGAGATCGGCTGCGTCATCCTCGGTGAGTTCAGCGGCGTCGAGGAGGGTCAGCCGGTCACCCGTACCGGCGAGGTCCTGTCGGTCGCCGTGGGCGAGGGCTACCTCGGCCGTGTCGTCGACCCGCTCGGCAACCCGATCGACGGCCTCGGCGAGATCGAGACCACCGGCCGCCGCGCCCTCGAACTGCAGGCCCCCACGGTCATGCAGCGCAAGTCGGTGCACGAGCCGATGGAGACCGGCTACAAGGCCGTCGACGCGATGACCCCGATCGGCCGTGGTCAGCGTCAGCTGATCATCGGTGACCGCCAGACCGGCAAGACCGCCCTGGCCGTCGACACGATCATCAACCAGCGCGACAACTGGCGCTCGGGCGACGTGAACAAGCAGGTCCGCTGCATCTACGTCGCCATCGGTCAGAAGGGCTCGACCATCGCGTCGGTCCGCGGCGCGCTGGAGGAGAACGGCGCGCTGGAGTACACGACCATCGTCGCCGCCCCGGCGTCCGACCCGGCCGGCTTCAAGTACCTGGCGCCGTACACCGGTTCGGCCATCGGCCAGCAGTGGATGTACGAGGGCAAGCACGTCCTCATCATCTTCGACGACCTCTCGAAGCAGGCCGACGCCTACCGCGCCGTGTCCCTGCTGCTGCGCCGCCCGCCGGGCCGTGAAGCCTACCCGGGTGACGTCTTCTACCTGCACTCCCGTCTGCTGGAGCGCTGCGCCAAGCTCTCCGACGAAGAGGGCAAGGGCTCGATGACGGGTCTGCCGATCGTCGAGACCAAGGCCAACGACGTCTCGGCCTTCATCCCGACCAACGTCATCTCCATCACCGACGGCCAGTGCTTCCTGGAGTCGGACCTCTTCAACGCCGGTCAGCGCCCCGCGCTGAACGTCGGTATCTCCGTCTCCCGAGTCGGTGGTTCCGCCCAGCACAAGGCGATGAAGCAGGTCTCCGGCCGTCTGCGCGTGGACCTCGCCCAGTTCCGTGAGCTGGAGGCGTTCGCCGCTTTCGGTTCCGACCTGGACGCCGCGTCGAAGTCCCAGCTGGAGCGCGGCCAGCGCATGGTCGAGCTGCTGAAGCAGGCCCAGTACGAGCCGATGTCCACCGAGGACCAGGTCGTCTCCGTGTGGGCCGGCACCACCGGCAAGATGGACGAGGTGCCGGTCGCCGACATCCGCCGCTTCGAGAGGGAGCTGCTGGAGTACCTGCACCGCAAGGAGCAGGGCCTCATGACCTCCATCAGGGAGGGCGGCAAGCTCTCGGACGACACGCTGACCGCCATGGCCGACGCGATCGCCGACTTCAAGAAGCAGTTCGAGACCGCGGACGGCAAGCTGCTCGGCGAGGACGCTCCGGCCGTCAACGTCTCCAAGTGA
- a CDS encoding F0F1 ATP synthase subunit delta — MNGASREALAAARERLDALTDSTSVDAGSLAGELAAVTALLHREVSLRRVLTDPAQAGEAKAELVGRLLGGQVSGTTADLVAGLVRSRWSQARDLVDALEELADLADLTDAQKSGTLDDVEDELFRFGRIVSSNTGLRSALTDRAASTSAKGELLHSLLGGRAQATTERLVTRLVSAPRGRSLEAGLESLSKLAAERRNRMVAVVTSAVPLSEPQKQRLGAALAKLYGRAMHLNLDVDPEVLGGIRVQVGDEIINGSIADRLEDAGRRMAS; from the coding sequence ATGAACGGAGCGAGCCGCGAGGCCCTGGCAGCCGCACGTGAGCGTCTCGACGCGCTGACGGACTCCACGTCCGTGGACGCGGGCTCGCTCGCCGGCGAGCTGGCCGCCGTCACCGCGCTCCTCCACCGCGAGGTGTCGCTGCGTCGGGTCCTCACCGACCCGGCGCAGGCCGGTGAGGCCAAGGCCGAACTGGTCGGCCGCCTCCTCGGCGGCCAGGTCAGCGGGACGACCGCCGACCTGGTTGCGGGCCTGGTGCGTTCCCGTTGGTCGCAGGCTCGCGACCTGGTGGACGCGCTGGAGGAGCTGGCCGACCTGGCCGACCTCACCGACGCGCAGAAGTCCGGCACGCTCGACGACGTCGAGGACGAGCTGTTCCGGTTCGGCCGGATCGTCTCCTCGAACACCGGGCTGCGGTCCGCGCTGACCGACCGTGCCGCGAGCACGTCCGCCAAGGGCGAGCTGCTGCACAGCCTGCTCGGCGGTCGCGCCCAGGCCACCACCGAGCGTCTGGTGACGCGCCTCGTGTCCGCGCCGCGTGGACGTAGCCTGGAGGCGGGACTGGAGTCCCTGTCCAAGCTCGCCGCCGAGCGCCGGAACCGTATGGTCGCCGTCGTCACCTCGGCGGTCCCGCTGAGCGAACCGCAGAAGCAGCGCCTCGGCGCCGCCCTGGCGAAGCTCTACGGCCGGGCCATGCACCTCAACCTCGACGTGGACCCCGAGGTCCTCGGCGGGATCCGGGTGCAGGTCGGCGACGAGATCATCAACGGCTCGATCGCGGACCGGCTCGAGGACGCCGGCCGCCGCATGGCGAGCTGA